Proteins from a genomic interval of Stenotrophomonas sp. 24(2023):
- a CDS encoding pyridoxal phosphate-dependent aminotransferase: MSLPTSRRHFLQLAGTGLVVAGTGLPPLATAQRAPATVGAASAHPGPALLNFNECPYGPAPAAQQAARDSIAASGRYRFELAGQLRDLFAAQEQVPAERVRLYPGSSEPLNRAATLWTGPQAAVVVADPTFEALGDLAATRGAQVQRVPLRGDGGHDVRAMVAAAHARPTGLIYICNPNNPTGSVTLPADLAWLLANKPDATRVLVDEAYLQYSTQPSLIGQAAQRDDVIVLRTFSKLYGMAGLRMGVATAHPDRLRELASLGDNPLPVPAMAAALASLRDPQLVAQRRQQNAQVRQATIAWLGKRGFSSVPSEANCFVVDVQRDGTAFAQAMAAEGVVIGRSWAIWPQRVRVTVGTEEEMARFRGAFAKVAGVPA, from the coding sequence GTGTCCCTGCCCACGTCCCGTCGTCATTTCCTGCAACTGGCCGGCACCGGCCTGGTCGTGGCCGGCACGGGTCTGCCCCCGTTGGCCACGGCCCAGCGGGCCCCCGCCACCGTCGGTGCGGCCTCCGCCCACCCGGGACCGGCGCTGCTCAACTTCAACGAATGCCCCTATGGCCCAGCCCCGGCCGCGCAGCAGGCCGCGCGGGACAGCATCGCCGCCAGCGGCCGCTACCGCTTTGAACTGGCCGGCCAACTGCGCGATCTGTTCGCCGCGCAGGAACAGGTGCCGGCTGAACGCGTGCGCCTGTACCCGGGGTCGAGCGAACCGCTGAACCGTGCCGCCACGCTGTGGACGGGCCCGCAGGCGGCCGTGGTGGTGGCTGACCCTACGTTCGAGGCACTGGGCGACCTGGCGGCTACGCGCGGTGCCCAGGTGCAGCGCGTGCCGCTGCGGGGCGATGGCGGCCACGACGTGCGCGCGATGGTGGCGGCAGCGCACGCGCGCCCGACCGGCCTGATCTATATCTGCAACCCGAACAATCCCACCGGCTCGGTGACCCTGCCGGCCGATCTGGCCTGGCTGCTGGCCAACAAGCCCGATGCCACCCGCGTGCTGGTGGATGAAGCCTACCTGCAGTACAGCACGCAACCCTCGCTGATCGGCCAGGCCGCACAGCGCGACGATGTGATCGTGCTGCGCACGTTCTCCAAGCTGTACGGCATGGCCGGCCTGCGCATGGGCGTGGCCACCGCGCACCCGGACCGCCTGCGCGAACTGGCCAGCCTGGGCGACAATCCACTGCCCGTGCCGGCCATGGCCGCCGCGCTGGCCAGCCTGCGCGACCCGCAGCTGGTGGCCCAGCGCCGCCAGCAGAACGCGCAGGTGCGCCAGGCCACCATCGCTTGGCTGGGCAAGCGCGGTTTCAGCAGCGTGCCCTCCGAAGCCAACTGCTTCGTGGTGGACGTGCAGCGCGATGGCACCGCCTTTGCCCAGGCCATGGCGGCCGAAGGCGTGGTGATCGGCCGCAGCTGGGCGATCTGGCCGCAGCGGGTGCGGGTCACGGTGGGTACCGAGGAAGAAATGGCCCGTTTCCGCGGTGCCTTCGCCAAGGTGGCTGGCGTACCGGCGTGA
- the zipA gene encoding cell division protein ZipA, producing MSDTALLRIGIMAAGLLLIAAIFLFGRPKKKPQGRRVEGNEPASPGAPRREPVLGEEGVAIEDRAEPGLTPEGEQAELGLPDVEPGAASDLGKRATPDFDKIVSLFVAARAGEKLRGEDIVVAAEKTGLVFGHMNVFHRLVEGHPERGPIFSMASIMKPGSFDMANIRSMETPAIAFFLTLPAPLTALDAWEKMLPTVQRMAELLDGVVLDDSRNALGRQRIAHIRDELRAYDRQHQAPPLTKPPRW from the coding sequence ATGTCCGACACGGCACTGTTGCGCATCGGCATCATGGCCGCCGGCCTGCTGTTGATCGCTGCGATCTTCCTGTTTGGCCGTCCGAAGAAGAAGCCCCAGGGGCGCCGGGTCGAGGGTAACGAGCCGGCCTCTCCCGGTGCGCCGCGCCGCGAGCCGGTGCTGGGCGAGGAAGGGGTTGCAATCGAGGACCGCGCCGAGCCCGGCCTGACGCCGGAGGGCGAGCAGGCCGAACTGGGCCTGCCCGACGTGGAACCGGGCGCGGCCAGCGACCTCGGCAAGCGCGCCACCCCGGATTTCGACAAGATCGTTTCGCTGTTCGTGGCCGCCCGTGCGGGCGAGAAGCTGCGCGGCGAAGACATCGTGGTGGCCGCGGAAAAAACCGGCCTGGTGTTCGGCCACATGAACGTGTTCCACCGGCTGGTGGAAGGCCACCCCGAGCGTGGCCCGATCTTCTCGATGGCCAGCATCATGAAGCCGGGCAGCTTCGACATGGCCAACATCCGCAGCATGGAAACCCCGGCCATCGCCTTCTTCCTGACCCTGCCGGCGCCGCTGACCGCGCTCGATGCGTGGGAGAAGATGCTGCCCACCGTGCAGCGCATGGCCGAACTGCTCGATGGCGTGGTGCTCGATGACAGCCGCAACGCGCTGGGCCGGCAGCGCATCGCCCACATCCGTGATGAGCTGCGTGCCTACGACCGCCAGCACCAGGCCCCGCCGCTGACCAAGCCGCCGCGCTGGTAA
- the smc gene encoding chromosome segregation protein SMC has translation MRLSTIKLSGFKSFVDPTTLHLPTNMTGVVGPNGCGKSNIIDAVRWVMGESSASRLRGDSLTDVIFSGSSARKPVSQATVELIFDNSDHAISGEYAAFNEISVKRTVSRDGTSNYYLNGTKCRRRDITDLFLGTGLGPRSYSIIEQGMISQIIEARPEDLRVYLEEAAGISKYKERRKETETRIRHTRENLDRLNDLREEIGKQLEHLKRQARQAEQYQALQEERRVKDAEWKALEFRGLDGRLATLRAGLSEEETRLQQLIAEQRDAEARIETTRVRREESADALNAAQAEVYQVGSTLARLEQQIQHQRELSTRLHKARDETQQALAELGQHISGDEARLGVLREAVDDATPQLEQLQEENEIKQEALRDAEARLADWQQRWEQHTRHTSEASRAGDVERTRVDYLDKQILDADRRREALASERAGLDLDALDEAFEQLHLQHETQSTAVEELTGQVEQRKQGVAAVQEQQRSAQAELAEVRKQANGLRGRLASLETLQQAALGQEQGAAVAWLQARGLDSAARVGERLDVDAGWENAVESALGQLIEGVLVDDPARLVDALGELGDGRIALVAAEDAALTVAPTSLAAKVRGPVAIRRLLARLHAADDLAQARTLQAALGEGESVITRAGERLGEGWLRVSRSGAVQQGALLRERDINELREQIEQLQGRESDLEEQLSGCREQLLAAEQQREDAQRALYLAHRAVSELAGQLQSQQGKVEAARTRIDRIEGELSQLLDALDVNQEQARQARGRLEDAVSSMGDLESTRAGLEGERRQLTDARDHAREAARAVRERAHALALTLESQRAQVASLGQALERMTTQRGQLDSRLGDLHAQLDEGDSPVESLQAEHQNALEERVRADRVLAEARTLLDGIDAELRSFEQTRHKRDEQAVSQRERISQRRLDQQALVLSAEQLQAAVEKAGFVMQDVLNTLPDEARLNDFEQTVHQIDARMRRLEPVNLAAIHEYGEASQRSDYLEAQHVDLTTALETLEDAIRKIDRETRGRFKDTFDRVNAGVQALYPRLFGGGHAYLELTGEDLLDTGVTIMARPPGKRVSSISLLSGGEKAMTAVALVFAIFQLNPAPFCLLDEVDAPLDEANVGRLANMVKEMSEKVQFLFVSHNKATMEAAHQLSGVTMREPGVSRLVSVDLEEAARLAGAA, from the coding sequence ATGCGTCTGTCCACCATCAAGCTGTCCGGCTTCAAGTCCTTCGTCGATCCGACCACGCTGCACCTGCCGACCAACATGACCGGTGTCGTGGGGCCCAACGGCTGCGGCAAGTCGAACATCATCGACGCGGTGCGCTGGGTGATGGGCGAGAGTTCGGCCAGCCGCCTGCGCGGCGATTCGCTGACCGACGTGATCTTCTCCGGTTCCTCGGCCCGCAAGCCGGTGTCCCAGGCGACGGTCGAACTGATCTTCGACAACAGCGACCACGCCATTTCCGGCGAGTACGCCGCGTTCAACGAGATCTCGGTCAAGCGCACCGTCAGCCGCGACGGCACCAGCAACTACTACCTCAACGGCACCAAGTGCCGCCGCCGCGACATCACCGATCTGTTCCTGGGTACCGGCCTGGGCCCGCGCAGCTATTCCATCATCGAGCAGGGCATGATCAGCCAGATCATCGAGGCCCGGCCGGAGGACCTGCGCGTGTACCTGGAAGAGGCCGCCGGCATCTCCAAGTACAAGGAACGGCGCAAGGAAACCGAGACCCGCATCCGCCACACGCGCGAGAACCTGGACCGCCTGAACGACCTGCGCGAGGAGATCGGCAAGCAGCTGGAGCACCTCAAGCGGCAGGCGCGGCAGGCCGAGCAGTACCAGGCGCTGCAGGAAGAGCGCCGGGTCAAGGATGCCGAATGGAAGGCGCTGGAGTTCCGCGGGCTGGATGGCCGCCTGGCCACGCTGCGCGCCGGGCTGTCCGAAGAGGAAACCCGCCTGCAGCAGCTGATCGCCGAGCAGCGCGATGCCGAAGCGCGCATCGAGACCACCCGCGTGCGCCGCGAGGAATCGGCCGACGCGCTCAATGCCGCGCAGGCCGAGGTCTACCAGGTCGGCAGCACGCTGGCCCGGCTGGAACAGCAGATCCAGCACCAGCGCGAGCTGTCCACCCGCCTGCACAAGGCCCGCGATGAAACCCAGCAGGCCCTGGCCGAGCTGGGCCAGCACATCAGCGGCGACGAAGCCCGGCTGGGCGTGCTGCGCGAAGCGGTGGACGATGCCACCCCGCAGCTGGAGCAGCTGCAGGAAGAGAACGAGATCAAGCAGGAGGCCCTGCGGGACGCCGAGGCACGCCTGGCCGACTGGCAGCAGCGCTGGGAACAGCACACCCGGCACACCTCCGAGGCATCGCGTGCCGGTGACGTCGAGCGTACCCGCGTGGATTACCTGGACAAGCAGATCCTCGATGCCGACCGCCGCCGTGAAGCCCTGGCCAGCGAGCGCGCCGGGCTGGACCTGGATGCGCTGGACGAGGCGTTCGAGCAGCTGCACCTGCAGCATGAAACGCAGAGCACCGCGGTGGAGGAGCTGACCGGGCAGGTCGAGCAGCGCAAGCAGGGCGTGGCGGCAGTGCAGGAACAGCAGCGCAGTGCGCAGGCCGAGCTGGCCGAGGTGCGCAAGCAGGCCAACGGCCTGCGCGGCCGCCTGGCATCGCTGGAGACGCTGCAGCAGGCCGCGCTGGGCCAGGAGCAGGGCGCCGCCGTGGCCTGGCTGCAGGCGCGCGGGCTGGATTCGGCCGCGCGCGTGGGCGAGCGGCTGGACGTGGACGCGGGCTGGGAAAATGCCGTGGAAAGCGCGCTGGGCCAGTTGATCGAAGGCGTGCTGGTGGACGACCCGGCCCGCCTGGTCGATGCCCTGGGCGAACTGGGCGACGGGCGCATCGCGCTGGTCGCCGCCGAGGATGCCGCATTGACGGTGGCGCCGACCTCGCTGGCGGCCAAGGTGCGTGGCCCGGTGGCGATCCGCCGCCTGCTGGCGCGCCTGCATGCGGCCGACGACCTGGCCCAGGCGCGTACGCTGCAGGCCGCGCTGGGCGAGGGCGAATCGGTCATCACCCGGGCCGGCGAACGCCTGGGTGAGGGCTGGCTGCGGGTGTCGCGCTCCGGTGCGGTGCAGCAGGGCGCCCTCCTGCGCGAACGGGACATCAATGAACTGCGCGAGCAGATCGAGCAGCTGCAGGGCCGTGAATCGGATCTGGAAGAACAGCTGTCCGGCTGCCGCGAGCAGCTGCTGGCGGCCGAACAGCAGCGCGAGGATGCACAGCGTGCGCTGTACCTGGCCCACCGCGCCGTGTCCGAACTGGCCGGGCAGCTGCAGAGCCAGCAGGGCAAGGTGGAGGCGGCGCGGACCCGCATCGACCGCATCGAAGGCGAACTGTCGCAGTTGCTGGACGCGCTGGACGTGAACCAGGAACAGGCCCGCCAGGCGCGCGGCAGGCTGGAAGATGCCGTCAGCAGCATGGGCGACCTGGAATCGACGCGGGCTGGGCTGGAGGGTGAGCGCCGCCAGTTGACCGACGCGCGCGACCACGCGCGCGAAGCCGCGCGTGCCGTGCGCGAACGTGCGCACGCGCTGGCGCTGACGCTGGAATCGCAGCGGGCCCAGGTGGCCTCGCTGGGGCAGGCACTGGAGCGCATGACCACCCAGCGTGGCCAGCTCGACTCACGCCTGGGCGACCTGCATGCGCAGCTGGACGAAGGCGATTCGCCGGTCGAATCGCTGCAGGCCGAGCACCAGAACGCGCTGGAAGAACGCGTGCGTGCCGACCGCGTGCTGGCCGAAGCGCGGACCCTGCTCGATGGCATCGATGCCGAGCTGCGCAGTTTCGAGCAGACCCGGCACAAGCGTGACGAACAGGCCGTATCGCAGCGCGAGCGTATTTCCCAGCGCAGGCTGGACCAGCAGGCACTGGTGCTCAGTGCCGAGCAGCTGCAGGCCGCCGTGGAGAAGGCCGGTTTCGTGATGCAGGATGTGCTGAACACACTGCCCGACGAAGCACGCCTGAACGATTTCGAGCAGACCGTGCACCAGATCGATGCACGCATGCGCCGGCTGGAGCCGGTCAACCTGGCGGCCATCCACGAGTATGGCGAGGCCTCGCAGCGTTCGGACTACCTGGAAGCCCAGCACGTGGACCTGACCACGGCGCTGGAAACGCTGGAAGATGCCATCCGCAAGATCGACCGCGAGACCCGCGGCCGCTTCAAGGACACCTTCGACCGCGTCAACGCCGGCGTGCAGGCCCTGTACCCGCGCCTGTTCGGCGGTGGCCATGCCTACCTGGAACTGACCGGCGAGGACCTGCTCGACACCGGCGTGACCATCATGGCGCGGCCCCCGGGCAAGCGCGTGTCCAGCATCTCGCTGCTGTCCGGTGGCGAGAAGGCGATGACCGCCGTGGCCCTGGTGTTTGCGATCTTCCAGCTCAATCCGGCCCCGTTCTGCCTGCTGGACGAAGTGGATGCGCCGCTGGATGAAGCCAACGTCGGCCGCCTGGCCAACATGGTCAAGGAAATGAGCGAGAAGGTGCAGTTCCTGTTCGTCAGCCACAACAAGGCCACGATGGAAGCTGCCCACCAGCTGTCCGGCGTCACCATGCGCGAACCGGGGGTGAGCCGCCTGGTCAGCGTGGACCTGGAAGAAGCCGCACGATTGGCGGGCGCTGCCTGA
- the rplI gene encoding 50S ribosomal protein L9 codes for MQLILLQKVTNLGGLGDLVTVKPGYGRNFLVPQGKAVPATESNKAEFEAKRAEYEAKAQAIHADAESRKVKLEGQSVTIAANASTEGKLYGSVGAREIADAFTAAGLELSKSEVILGEGAFRNIGEYDVLVHLHADVETTVKVVVVAEA; via the coding sequence ATGCAGCTGATCCTTCTGCAGAAGGTCACCAACCTCGGTGGCCTGGGTGACCTGGTCACCGTCAAGCCGGGCTACGGCCGTAACTTCCTCGTGCCGCAGGGCAAGGCCGTGCCGGCCACCGAGAGCAACAAGGCCGAGTTCGAAGCCAAGCGCGCTGAATACGAAGCCAAGGCCCAGGCCATCCACGCCGACGCCGAAAGCCGCAAGGTCAAGCTGGAAGGCCAGAGCGTGACCATCGCCGCCAATGCCTCGACCGAAGGCAAGCTGTACGGCTCGGTCGGCGCGCGCGAAATCGCCGATGCCTTCACCGCTGCCGGCCTGGAGCTGAGCAAGAGCGAAGTCATCCTGGGCGAAGGCGCCTTCCGCAACATCGGCGAGTACGACGTCCTGGTGCACCTGCACGCCGACGTCGAGACCACCGTCAAGGTTGTGGTCGTGGCTGAAGCCTGA
- the rpsR gene encoding 30S ribosomal protein S18: protein MSKFFRRRKFCKFTAEGVKEIDYKDLNTLRQYLTENGKIVPSRVTGTKSKYQRQLATAVKRARFLALIPYTDNHDV from the coding sequence ATGTCCAAGTTCTTCCGTCGCCGCAAGTTCTGCAAGTTCACGGCTGAAGGTGTGAAGGAGATCGACTACAAGGATCTCAACACCCTGCGCCAGTACCTGACCGAGAACGGCAAGATCGTGCCGAGCCGCGTCACCGGTACCAAGTCGAAGTACCAGCGCCAGCTGGCGACCGCCGTCAAGCGCGCTCGCTTCCTGGCCCTGATTCCGTACACCGACAACCACGACGTCTGA
- the rpsF gene encoding 30S ribosomal protein S6 — protein sequence MSRHYEVVFLVHPDQSEQVPAMVERYKSIVENGNGKIHRLEDWGRRQLAYPIQNLVKAHYVLLNIEADQAVLNELVESFRFNDAVLRNLVIKRDEADTEQSLIMKSKDEKGDKPERGERRRRDDEEGESNANADNEAGEDAASAA from the coding sequence ATGAGTCGTCATTACGAAGTCGTGTTCCTGGTCCACCCGGACCAGAGCGAACAGGTCCCGGCCATGGTCGAGCGTTACAAGTCGATCGTCGAGAACGGCAACGGCAAGATCCACCGCCTGGAAGACTGGGGCCGCCGCCAGCTGGCCTACCCGATCCAGAACCTGGTGAAGGCCCACTACGTGCTGCTGAACATCGAAGCCGACCAGGCCGTGCTGAACGAGCTGGTGGAAAGCTTCCGCTTCAACGACGCCGTGCTGCGCAACCTGGTCATCAAGCGTGACGAGGCTGACACCGAGCAGTCGCTGATCATGAAGAGCAAGGACGAGAAGGGTGACAAGCCGGAGCGCGGTGAGCGCCGTCGTCGTGACGACGAAGAAGGCGAGTCCAACGCCAACGCTGACAACGAAGCCGGCGAAGACGCCGCTTCCGCCGCCTAA
- a CDS encoding iron-sulfur cluster assembly accessory protein, with protein sequence MAVSLTPIAFERVQRFVSQTPGALGLRFGVTKTGCSGWGHVTDLARDQREGDTVFDQDGVKIFVDAQSLALVDGTVIDFGKHGLSETFTFSNPNATAECGCGESFTTDADKA encoded by the coding sequence ATGGCCGTCAGCCTGACCCCCATCGCCTTCGAGCGCGTGCAGCGCTTCGTGTCCCAGACCCCCGGTGCGCTGGGCCTGCGCTTCGGCGTGACCAAGACCGGCTGCTCCGGCTGGGGCCACGTGACCGACCTGGCCCGTGACCAGCGCGAGGGCGATACCGTGTTCGACCAGGACGGGGTGAAGATCTTCGTCGACGCCCAGAGCCTGGCGCTGGTGGATGGCACGGTGATCGACTTCGGCAAGCACGGGCTGAGCGAGACGTTCACGTTCAGCAATCCCAACGCCACCGCTGAATGCGGCTGCGGCGAGAGCTTCACCACCGACGCCGACAAGGCCTGA